In one window of Desulfobacteraceae bacterium DNA:
- the uvrC gene encoding excinuclease ABC subunit UvrC, with protein sequence MKTDIQPDIQAALQQKLALAPANPGVYLMKDPAGAVIYVGKARNLKKRLAAYFNRGAQPDPKTGVLVSRIASFDTIVTRTEKEALILESNLIKRHRPRYNVVLKDDKRYPALRLNIAHPYPSLSIVRKIRKDGALYFGPFASAGAVRQTLKIVNKTFKLRKCSDREFKTRTRPCLNCQMQGCLAPCCRDVDRAAYDEMVHEVILFLKGRAPDLVRKVREAMMAAAAAEQFERAAQLRDKMFALEKTIERQIAVTTDLKDRDVIVAARGAELSLVTLLTVRGGFLQGSRYFVFTDTLATEVELIRGFIGQYYADGPHVPGELLVPELPEDSDLLADWLQTRRGRRVKILCPRRGEKARLIALARQNADKELQERLAASASGRALLEGLQRRLRLRRLPLRIECFDNSNIGGSAAVAGMVVFEDAKAAREAYRKFRIRAAGRPDDYAHMAEVLTRRLREESRAEPLPDLLMVDGGKGQLNIALEVIRGLGLENAFDVIGIAKKDETRGETADKIFQPGRANPVNWGREGRLLLFLQSIRDEAHRFAITYHRRERSRHALESALDAVPGVGRQRKAMLLKHFGGIHKIRAASLEELASLPGMTIKTAGALQQALGEADG encoded by the coding sequence ATGAAAACAGACATCCAGCCCGACATCCAGGCGGCGCTGCAGCAGAAGCTGGCGCTGGCGCCCGCCAACCCCGGGGTTTACCTGATGAAAGACCCTGCGGGCGCGGTGATCTATGTCGGCAAGGCCCGCAACCTCAAAAAGCGGCTCGCCGCCTACTTCAACCGTGGGGCGCAGCCCGATCCGAAAACCGGGGTGCTGGTCAGCAGGATCGCCTCTTTCGACACCATCGTGACCCGCACCGAGAAGGAAGCGCTGATCCTCGAATCCAACCTGATCAAGCGCCACCGGCCGCGCTACAACGTCGTCCTCAAAGACGACAAACGCTATCCGGCCCTGCGCCTGAACATCGCCCACCCCTATCCGAGCCTCAGCATCGTACGCAAAATCCGCAAGGACGGCGCCCTCTATTTCGGCCCCTTCGCCTCCGCCGGGGCCGTCCGCCAGACCCTGAAGATCGTCAACAAAACCTTCAAGCTGCGCAAGTGCAGCGACCGCGAGTTCAAAACCCGCACCCGCCCCTGCCTGAACTGCCAGATGCAGGGCTGCTTGGCCCCCTGCTGCCGCGATGTCGACCGCGCGGCCTACGATGAGATGGTCCACGAGGTGATTCTATTTCTCAAAGGCCGCGCCCCGGATCTGGTCCGCAAGGTCAGGGAGGCGATGATGGCCGCCGCCGCCGCCGAGCAGTTCGAGCGCGCCGCCCAGTTGCGGGACAAGATGTTCGCCCTGGAGAAAACCATCGAGCGCCAGATCGCGGTCACCACGGATCTCAAGGATCGCGACGTAATCGTCGCCGCCCGCGGCGCTGAGCTCTCCCTGGTGACCCTGCTCACCGTGCGGGGGGGCTTTCTGCAGGGGTCGCGCTATTTCGTCTTTACCGACACCCTGGCCACCGAGGTCGAGCTGATCCGCGGCTTTATCGGCCAGTACTACGCGGATGGGCCCCACGTCCCGGGGGAACTGCTGGTTCCCGAGCTGCCCGAGGACAGCGATCTGCTGGCCGACTGGCTGCAAACCCGCCGCGGGCGGCGGGTCAAAATCCTTTGCCCCCGGCGGGGGGAAAAGGCCCGCCTGATCGCGCTGGCCCGCCAGAATGCGGACAAGGAACTCCAGGAGCGCCTGGCGGCCTCGGCCTCGGGACGTGCGCTCCTGGAAGGCCTGCAGCGCCGTCTGCGGCTGAGGCGGCTGCCGCTGCGGATCGAGTGTTTCGACAACTCCAATATCGGCGGCAGCGCGGCCGTGGCCGGGATGGTGGTCTTCGAGGACGCCAAGGCCGCCCGCGAGGCTTACCGCAAGTTCCGCATCCGGGCCGCTGGCCGGCCCGACGACTACGCCCACATGGCCGAGGTGCTGACGCGCCGTCTGCGGGAGGAGAGCCGCGCTGAGCCCCTGCCAGACCTCCTGATGGTGGACGGCGGCAAGGGGCAGCTGAACATCGCGCTTGAGGTGATTCGGGGCCTGGGGCTTGAAAACGCCTTTGATGTGATCGGGATCGCCAAGAAGGATGAGACGCGGGGGGAGACCGCCGACAAGATCTTTCAGCCGGGGCGCGCCAACCCGGTCAACTGGGGCCGGGAGGGGCGGCTGCTGCTTTTCCTGCAAAGCATCCGCGACGAGGCCCACCGCTTCGCCATCACCTATCATCGCCGCGAGCGCAGCCGCCATGCGCTCGAATCCGCCCTGGACGCGGTGCCCGGCGTCGGCAGACAGCGGAAAGCGATGCTGCTGAAGCACTTTGGCGGCATCCATAAGATTCGGGCAGCGAGCCTGGAAGAGCTGGCGTCGCTGCCCGGTATGACAATCAAAACGGCCGGGGCCTTGCAGCAGGCCCTGGGCGAAGCAGACGGCTGA